A genome region from Perca fluviatilis chromosome 20, GENO_Pfluv_1.0, whole genome shotgun sequence includes the following:
- the LOC120549638 gene encoding noncompact myelin-associated protein — protein MQASTVSPGTNTTVPSNTTTTTKTKEQILIQSSGAMIAVIVIGIIILLAILLIILKTYNRRTHVSRVLGASGGSKPRPKMSQSTVPSSMPLSTMGVNSVSGSISNLNPASENGFQLPRVELISVEGNHIEQSSTISESTAITIHDSPSMRNT, from the exons ATGCAAGCTTCAACTGTCTCACCTGGGACCAACACTACAGTACCTTCAAACACAACCACCACCACAAAGACCAAAGAACAAATACTCATCCAGA gtTCCGGGGCAATGATCGCTGTCATCGTCATAGGTATCATCATCCTTCTTGCCATTCTCCTGATCATCCTGAAGACGTACAACAG GCGGACACATGTATCCAGAGTCCTGGGAGCCAGCGGTGGCTCCAAACCTCGTCCGAAGATGTCACAATCCACAGTTCCGAGCAGCATGCCGCTGAGCACCATGGGAGTCAACTCTGTGTCGGGCAGCATCTCCAATTTAAACCCAGCCTCAGAGAATGGCTTCCAGCTGCCCAGAGTGGAGCTGATCAGTGTGGAGGGAAACCACATAGAGCAATCCAGCACCATCAGTGAATCCACTGCGATAACCATACACGATTCTCCATCAATGAGAAACACATAG
- the dcdc2b gene encoding doublecortin domain-containing protein 2B isoform X2 translates to MAASTAATTLLPPVKNVVVYKNGDPFYSGRRFVVNQRQVATMEAFLTEVTQSIGAPLAVRTLYTPRQGHRVTDLQDLQTGAQYVAAGFERFKKLNYLNERMKKQPAAREETQAKVTQRPNVSAKWRKFIPVPCIIHVFRNGDLLCPPFRFILPRSMRQDLEQILSLVTEKVSLRTGAVRRLCSLEGATVSSAMELETGHCYVAVGTERFKKLPYVELLVSKATERYYPGKRRPLRRNENRKAGSGPEDQYSDSALLNSPESDGRRVKSTGDEAAAPPAAQQRSRREGADGTSVFFARPVKIRNNRGQPRPLLSNGSVQPSVFKRAARKRREEVRGAEDVHEDENTATELPVDQRHAQIIESEQHNRMEHPHKHNDKQDLSFEQDGVKQTENPVRTEESAAKILEPELKRTSLESRPSSSTSQGKNKKEKESQQDAPSITVEQNHHQQDW, encoded by the exons ATGGCTGCCAGCACCGCAGCCACAACTCTCCTGCCTCCAGTGAAGAACGTGGTGGTGTATAAGAATGGAGACCCCTTCTACAGTGGACGGAGGTTCGTGGTCAACCAGCGACAGGTGGCCACCATGGAGGCCTTTCTGACTGAAGTGACCCAGAGCATCGGTGCTCCGCTTGCCGTCAGGACTCTGTACACCCCCAGACAGGGCCACAGGGTCACAGACCTCCAGGATCTTCAGACAGGAGCCCAGTATGTTGCTGCTGGCTTTGAAAGGTTCAAGAAACTGAA TTACCTGAACGAAAGAATGAAAAAGCAGCCTGCTGCCCGTGAAGAAACCCAg GCCAAAGTAACCCAGAGGCCAAACGTTTCAGCCAAATGGAGGAAGTTTATACCTGTACCTTGCATTATACA CGTTTTTCGTAATGGAGATCTCCTGTGTCCACCATTCCGATTCATCCTTCCTCGGAGCATGCGGCAGGACCTGGAGCAGATCCTGAGTCTGGTCACAGAGAAGGTCAGCTTACGAACCGGAGCCGTGCGCAG GTTGTGCTCTTTGGAAGGAGCCACTGTGTCCTCAGCTATGGAGCTGGAGACCGGCCACTGCTATGTTGCCGTAGGAACCGAGAGGTTCAAGAAACTTCCATATGTGGAGCTGTTGGTTTCAAAAGCTACCGAGAG atATTACCCAGGAAAGAGAAGGCCGTTAAGGAGAAATGAG AACAGGAAAGCAGGCAGCGGTCCAGAAGACCAGTACAGTGACTCAGCCCTCCTCAACTCCCCAGAG TCAGATGGTCGGAGGGTGAAGTCGACAGGAGATGAAGCTGCAGCTCCACCAGCCGCACagcagaggagcaggagagagggAGCAGATGGGACCTCTGTGTTCTTCGCCAGGCCGGTCAAGATCCGCAACAACAGAGGACAGCCAAGACCGCTGCTAAGCAACGGATCTG TCCAGCCCAGTGTGTTCAAAAGAGCAGCacggaagagaagagaggaggtaCGAGGGGCCGAGGATGTGCACGAGGATGAAAACACAGCGACAGAGCTTCCCGTTGACCAG aGACATGCACAAATTATAGAAAGTGAGCAGCACAATAGGATggaacacccacacaaacacaatgacaAGCAG GATCTGTCATTTGAACAAGATGGTgtcaaacagacagaaaatCCTGTTCGAACTGAGGAGTCTGCTGCTAAAATACTg GAGCCTGAGCTGAAGCGGACATCTTTAGAGTCAAGGCCTTCATCGTCCACCTCTCAGGGAAAGAACAAGAAAGAAAAG GAGAGCCAACAGGATGCCCCGTCAATAACAGTAGAACAGAACCATCATCAGCAGGACTGGTGA
- the dcdc2b gene encoding doublecortin domain-containing protein 2B isoform X1 produces MAASTAATTLLPPVKNVVVYKNGDPFYSGRRFVVNQRQVATMEAFLTEVTQSIGAPLAVRTLYTPRQGHRVTDLQDLQTGAQYVAAGFERFKKLNYLNERMKKQPAAREETQAKVTQRPNVSAKWRKFIPVPCIIHVFRNGDLLCPPFRFILPRSMRQDLEQILSLVTEKVSLRTGAVRRLCSLEGATVSSAMELETGHCYVAVGTERFKKLPYVELLVSKATERYYPGKRRPLRRNENRKAGSGPEDQYSDSALLNSPESDGRRVKSTGDEAAAPPAAQQRSRREGADGTSVFFARPVKIRNNRGQPRPLLSNGSVQPSVFKRAARKRREEVRGAEDVHEDENTATELPVDQRVAEIVEDEELSNQNSPLHNTQRHAQIIESEQHNRMEHPHKHNDKQDLSFEQDGVKQTENPVRTEESAAKILEPELKRTSLESRPSSSTSQGKNKKEKESQQDAPSITVEQNHHQQDW; encoded by the exons ATGGCTGCCAGCACCGCAGCCACAACTCTCCTGCCTCCAGTGAAGAACGTGGTGGTGTATAAGAATGGAGACCCCTTCTACAGTGGACGGAGGTTCGTGGTCAACCAGCGACAGGTGGCCACCATGGAGGCCTTTCTGACTGAAGTGACCCAGAGCATCGGTGCTCCGCTTGCCGTCAGGACTCTGTACACCCCCAGACAGGGCCACAGGGTCACAGACCTCCAGGATCTTCAGACAGGAGCCCAGTATGTTGCTGCTGGCTTTGAAAGGTTCAAGAAACTGAA TTACCTGAACGAAAGAATGAAAAAGCAGCCTGCTGCCCGTGAAGAAACCCAg GCCAAAGTAACCCAGAGGCCAAACGTTTCAGCCAAATGGAGGAAGTTTATACCTGTACCTTGCATTATACA CGTTTTTCGTAATGGAGATCTCCTGTGTCCACCATTCCGATTCATCCTTCCTCGGAGCATGCGGCAGGACCTGGAGCAGATCCTGAGTCTGGTCACAGAGAAGGTCAGCTTACGAACCGGAGCCGTGCGCAG GTTGTGCTCTTTGGAAGGAGCCACTGTGTCCTCAGCTATGGAGCTGGAGACCGGCCACTGCTATGTTGCCGTAGGAACCGAGAGGTTCAAGAAACTTCCATATGTGGAGCTGTTGGTTTCAAAAGCTACCGAGAG atATTACCCAGGAAAGAGAAGGCCGTTAAGGAGAAATGAG AACAGGAAAGCAGGCAGCGGTCCAGAAGACCAGTACAGTGACTCAGCCCTCCTCAACTCCCCAGAG TCAGATGGTCGGAGGGTGAAGTCGACAGGAGATGAAGCTGCAGCTCCACCAGCCGCACagcagaggagcaggagagagggAGCAGATGGGACCTCTGTGTTCTTCGCCAGGCCGGTCAAGATCCGCAACAACAGAGGACAGCCAAGACCGCTGCTAAGCAACGGATCTG TCCAGCCCAGTGTGTTCAAAAGAGCAGCacggaagagaagagaggaggtaCGAGGGGCCGAGGATGTGCACGAGGATGAAAACACAGCGACAGAGCTTCCCGTTGACCAG AGAGTTGCAGAAATAGTGGAGGATGAAGAACTAAGCAACCAAAATAGTCCTCTGCACAACACACAG aGACATGCACAAATTATAGAAAGTGAGCAGCACAATAGGATggaacacccacacaaacacaatgacaAGCAG GATCTGTCATTTGAACAAGATGGTgtcaaacagacagaaaatCCTGTTCGAACTGAGGAGTCTGCTGCTAAAATACTg GAGCCTGAGCTGAAGCGGACATCTTTAGAGTCAAGGCCTTCATCGTCCACCTCTCAGGGAAAGAACAAGAAAGAAAAG GAGAGCCAACAGGATGCCCCGTCAATAACAGTAGAACAGAACCATCATCAGCAGGACTGGTGA
- the tmem234 gene encoding transmembrane protein 234, with translation MVTVVELLSLLLVSVLWGCTNPFLKKGTEGIENVQHNNNNNRVSQLLAEVKFLFLNIKYLVPFLLNQSGSLVYYYTLSTTDLSLAVPVANSLTFLCTLLTGKLLGEEFGGKQAVAGMLLTMAGITLCVISSMDGEDTGKQNMTQAAH, from the exons ATGGTGACTGTAG TGGAGCTGCTGAGTCTCCTGCTGGTGTCTGTGCTGTGGGGCTGCACCAACCCTTTCCTAAAGAAAGGCACAGAGGGGATAGAAAATgtccaacacaacaacaacaacaacagagtatCACAGCTACTGGCTGAGGTCAagtttcttttcctaaacatcAAG TATCTGGTCCCATTTCTCCTGAACCAGAGTGGCTCTTTGGTCTACTATTATACCCTTTCCACCACAG ACTTATCGCTTGCTGTGCCTGTGGCCAACTCTCTCACCTTCCTTTGCACTCTGCTCACTGGCAAGTTACTGGGTGAAGAGTTTGGAGGCAAAC AGGCTGTCGCAGGGATGCTCCTCACCATGGCTGGCATCACTCTTTGTGTTATAAGCTCCATGGATGGTGAAGACACTGGGAAGCAGAACATGACCCAGGCAGCACACTAA
- the iqcc gene encoding IQ domain-containing protein C, with protein sequence MLRYPVTIAMDRSKWEKILTCFQASARGYLVRNEVRRAREDFEEIVKEIDGGLAHVEWRETVIPIPRFSYTDGPFLRASSSSSKVSNPGLEVCASPPRPSSASLSEERGGHRVLLEKIEAERDDSQSKGQTSVSNDYFHSSNVRGDEEEQKESTVGEKDGDSTTVWSSLELDMNYVHSHKGPRQYCLAQEVPCNPEALRLHRNTLTMELVWLQQAIGSRKKYLSLKDSLSVS encoded by the exons GCATCTGCGCGTGGATACTTGGTGAGAAACGAAGTCCGTCGTGCGCGAGAAGACTTTGAAGAAATCGTGAAAGAGATAGATGGAGGCTTGGCCCATGTAGAGTGGAGGGAGACGGTCATCCCCATTCCCCGCTTCTCATACACT GACGGCCCATTTCTACGAGCCAGCAGCTCTTCCAGCAAAGTGTCAAATCCAGGACTAGAGGTCTGTGCCAGTCCCCCGAGACCATCATCAGCATCCTTatcagaggagagaggaggtcaCCGGGTCCTGCTGGAGAAGAtagaagcagagagagatgaTTCACAATCCAAAGGACAGACCTCTGTTTCTAATGACTATTTCCACAGCAGCAATGTTAGAGGGGATGAAGAGGAACAGAAAGAGAGCACTGTGGGGGAGAAAGATGGAGACTCCACCACCGTCTGGAGCAGTTTGGAGCTGGACATGAACTATGTTCACTCTCACAAAG GTCCCCGGCAGTACTGCTTGGCTCAGGAGGTGCCCTGTAACCCAGAGGCCTTGCGTCTCCATAGAAACACCCTGACCATGGAGCTGGTCTGGCTCCAACAGGCCATTGGCAGCAGGAAAAAG TACTTGTCACTGAAGGATAGTCTGAGCGTATCCTGA